Proteins encoded together in one Gemmatimonadota bacterium DH-78 window:
- a CDS encoding DUF2207 domain-containing protein — translation MLLRSLLVALALLATTLATPAHAQDAEEILSFDVAIEVLDGNRMLVTEQIRVRALGNRIQRGIFRDFPTSFPRFLGIGQIEAPFEVLSVTRNGNAETFALERIGGEWGRGGVRVRIGNANVYLDPGVHDYTVRYETARWMEFADEGAALYWNVTGNGWDFPILEASATVEFPRMIDGDLVELAAWTGPEGATDSDAVLAWDPASQQATVRTTRSLEPGEGLTIRVIAPPGVVEEAAPGQQAAWFRLDWGRYIEAAAIALIVTLLYVVMWFMVGRDPPKAPLVVRYEPPRGYSPAALGWLREGHWDPRLLSATLVSLAVQGLLTIRHDGDRWILKRTDASPEKLLPAEERRLFDDLFDSGKTTLTLSSSRSSKLRSAVTTLQKKLKGTLERDYLRLNRKWFAAGLLASILGLMVIALRDPYGVPFPAWFLMLWLTFWTLGTGTLVYRVVQLWRGVFKGDGWAKRAEAVSMSLFSIPFVVAWLVVFGILLFLVPMAMVLAAGVLGAVNILFYHLLEAPTLRGRGVLDQLDGFEAFLTATDADRLDRLNPPDRTPELFERYLPHAIALGVENRWAESFESAVSQGTQAPSTATSSSRMWSSSAPAWYSGGAAAGFAGLAGSLGKSFSSSLSTASSPPPSSSSGGGSSFSSGGSSGGGGGGGGGGGW, via the coding sequence GTGCTCCTGCGATCCCTGCTCGTCGCCCTCGCCCTCCTGGCCACCACCTTGGCCACCCCCGCCCACGCGCAGGACGCCGAAGAGATCCTCTCCTTCGACGTGGCGATCGAGGTGCTCGACGGCAATCGCATGCTGGTCACCGAGCAGATCCGGGTGCGGGCCCTCGGCAACCGCATCCAGCGGGGCATCTTCCGCGACTTCCCCACGAGCTTCCCCCGCTTTCTCGGCATCGGGCAGATCGAGGCACCCTTCGAGGTTCTCTCGGTCACCCGCAACGGCAATGCGGAGACCTTCGCCCTCGAGCGGATCGGGGGCGAGTGGGGGCGCGGCGGCGTGCGGGTGCGGATCGGCAACGCCAACGTCTACCTCGATCCCGGGGTGCACGACTACACGGTGCGCTACGAGACGGCGCGCTGGATGGAGTTTGCCGACGAGGGCGCGGCGCTCTACTGGAACGTGACGGGCAACGGCTGGGACTTCCCGATCCTCGAGGCCTCGGCCACCGTCGAGTTCCCCCGCATGATCGACGGCGACTTGGTCGAACTCGCGGCCTGGACCGGCCCCGAAGGCGCCACCGACTCCGACGCCGTGCTCGCATGGGACCCGGCGTCCCAACAGGCCACCGTCCGCACGACCCGGTCCCTCGAGCCGGGCGAGGGGCTCACGATCCGAGTCATCGCGCCCCCCGGCGTGGTGGAGGAGGCCGCCCCCGGGCAGCAGGCCGCCTGGTTCCGCCTCGACTGGGGCCGCTACATCGAGGCCGCCGCCATCGCCCTGATCGTCACCCTGCTCTACGTGGTGATGTGGTTCATGGTCGGCCGCGACCCGCCCAAGGCCCCGCTCGTCGTGCGCTACGAGCCCCCGCGCGGCTACTCCCCGGCGGCACTCGGTTGGCTGCGCGAGGGTCACTGGGACCCCCGGCTGCTCTCGGCCACCCTCGTCAGCCTGGCGGTGCAGGGCTTGCTCACGATCCGCCACGACGGCGATCGCTGGATCCTGAAGCGCACCGACGCCAGCCCCGAGAAGCTGTTGCCGGCCGAAGAACGCCGTCTGTTCGACGATCTCTTCGACTCCGGCAAGACCACCCTCACCCTGTCGTCGTCGCGCTCGAGCAAGCTGCGCTCGGCCGTCACCACCCTCCAGAAGAAGCTCAAGGGCACGCTGGAGCGCGACTACCTGCGCCTCAATCGCAAGTGGTTCGCCGCGGGACTCCTCGCCAGCATTCTCGGCCTGATGGTGATCGCACTGCGCGATCCGTACGGGGTGCCCTTTCCCGCCTGGTTCCTGATGCTCTGGCTCACCTTCTGGACGCTGGGCACGGGCACCCTCGTCTACCGCGTGGTCCAGCTCTGGCGCGGGGTGTTCAAGGGCGACGGGTGGGCCAAACGCGCCGAAGCGGTCTCGATGTCGCTCTTCTCGATCCCGTTCGTGGTCGCGTGGCTGGTGGTGTTCGGCATCCTGCTCTTCCTGGTGCCGATGGCGATGGTGTTGGCGGCCGGCGTGCTGGGCGCGGTCAACATTCTCTTCTACCACCTGCTGGAGGCCCCCACCCTGCGCGGACGCGGCGTGCTCGATCAACTCGACGGCTTCGAGGCCTTCCTCACCGCCACCGACGCCGACCGGCTCGACCGCCTGAACCCGCCCGATCGCACGCCGGAGCTCTTCGAGCGCTACCTGCCCCACGCCATCGCACTGGGCGTGGAGAACCGCTGGGCGGAGTCCTTCGAATCGGCGGTGTCGCAGGGCACGCAGGCGCCGAGCACCGCCACCTCGTCGAGCCGCATGTGGTCGAGTTCCGCCCCCGCCTGGTACTCGGGGGGCGCGGCCGCGGGCTTCGCCGGTCTCGCCGGATCCCTCGGCAAATCGTTCTCCAGTTCGCTCTCCACCGCATCGAGTCCGCCGCCCAGCAGCTCCAGCGGCGGTGGCAGCTCGTTCTCGAGCGGGGGGTCGTCGGGCGGGGGCGGTGGTGGCGGAGGAGGGGGCGGCTGGTAG